A portion of the Nitrospirota bacterium genome contains these proteins:
- the acpS gene encoding holo-ACP synthase, which produces MIIGIGIDIVQSRRIKEAIEKWEKRFLNRIFTPPEQEYCLRHKSPHLFFGGRFAVKEAMFKALGTGWRGGVQWKEIQVENLQSGQPVVQVFGKIKEILRQREVEKIHVSISHDTDYSLGEVILESR; this is translated from the coding sequence GTGATCATTGGAATCGGGATCGATATTGTTCAATCGAGACGGATTAAAGAGGCCATTGAGAAATGGGAAAAAAGGTTTTTGAATCGGATTTTCACCCCTCCGGAGCAGGAATATTGTCTCCGTCATAAATCTCCGCATCTTTTTTTCGGCGGCCGATTTGCCGTCAAAGAAGCCATGTTTAAAGCTTTGGGAACCGGATGGCGCGGCGGGGTCCAATGGAAAGAAATTCAGGTTGAAAATCTTCAATCCGGCCAACCGGTCGTTCAGGTGTTTGGAAAAATTAAAGAGATCCTCCGTCAGAGAGAAGTGGAAAAGATTCATGTCTCAATTTCACATGATACCGACTATTCATTGGGAGAGGTAATTCTTGAAAGTCGTTAG